One genomic segment of Primulina tabacum isolate GXHZ01 chromosome 9, ASM2559414v2, whole genome shotgun sequence includes these proteins:
- the LOC142504638 gene encoding uncharacterized protein LOC142504638 isoform X2 — MASEGKTVGKPYLQHQDKANTQSRIMIANHAARSSKRVGLVRELGSMTASGKEFQNIKGMLNNHMDRVLKHQHNDLQGLTRKSKFFGKSHFQLRDEEDTQPHIIFANHVTRNSKERGCQNIQGMLNNQMDNHTTQKSKERDCQSIQGAP, encoded by the exons ATGGCTAGTGAGGGTAAAACTGTTGGAAAACCTTATTTACAACATCAAGATAAGGCAAATACACAATCTCGAATTATGATTGCCAATCACGCAGCTCGAAGTTCAAAAAGAG TTGGTCTTGTAAGAGAACTCGGTAGTATGACAGCTAGTGGAAAAG aatttcaaaacataaaaggtATGTTGAATAACCACATGGATAGAGTTTTAAAGCACCAAcacaatgatttacaag GATTGACTCGTAAGAGTAAATTTTTTGGAAAATCTCATTTTCAACTTCGAGATGAGGAAGATACACAACCACATATTATATTTGCCAATCATGTAACTCGAAATTCAAAAGAAAGAG GATGTCAAAACATACAAGGTATGCTCAATAACCAAATGGATAATCACACAActcaaaaatcaaaagaaagag ATTGTCAAAGCATACAAGGTGCACCATGA
- the LOC142556389 gene encoding uncharacterized protein LOC142556389, which yields MSRAKGRTELEPFDPEIENTFRRRRRAQREKSSDFDVEEQLKQEEKVETAGMEVMDNEEDDRTVYDLTRQTTGGYGSSITRPTVEANNFELKPSIIQMIQYQVRFGGSQTEDPNAHLEGFLSICDTIKFNGVSTDAIRLRLFPFSLHGEAAEWLTDLPAGSITTWNGLVEMFMNQYFPPTKLAQLRMDISSFCQKDGETLHTSWGRFRKMLRRCPQHGFSSSEQAQIFYNGVDPSVRSMLDAAANGSLYRKTPRVALEIISNMAENSAGWTDIIGEKKAGVLEMDVLNALTAKIDGLAHQFSQLKSNQANQVQGIVIEEQPIFDEEALNFVGNQWRQQSNPYSSTYNPGWKHHPNLSWKNTENSLNPTHIPPLPIPQQVRQQGLLVPAAPPGFKQEDQRPIYEDFMMKHIVGMETRLQNHDAILRRLDAQMGQIANQLANRPLGTLPSDTEKNPKGVNAVSTVIKAEEEEPKRQNSTDMEAKNDGGMKPKMEDAKEQNTQTTRKTALCDLGASINLMPCSCFEKLGIGEVKPTTISLQLADRSIKYPRGVIEDVLVKVDKFIFPVDFVVLDMEDDREIPLILGRPFLATGRALIDVQKV from the exons ATGAGCCGTGCTAAAGGAAGGACAGAATTGGAgccatttgatccagagattGAGAATACTTTTCGACGGAGACGTAGAGCACAAAGGGAGAAATCCTCAGACTTTGACGTAGAAGAACAATTAAAACAAGAGGAGAAAGTTGAAACAGCAGGGATGGAAGTAATGGACAACGAGGAAGATGATCGCACTGTCTATGATCTTACTAGACAAACCACTGGAGGTTATGGTTCTAGCATCACTCGCCCTACCGTGGAAGCAAATAATTTTGAGTTGAAGCCAtccatcattcaaatgatacagTATCAAGTGAGATTTGGAGGATCACAGACCGAGGATCCTAATGCACATCTGGAGGGATTTCTATCTATCTGTgacacaatcaaattcaatggaGTGAGCACGGATGCCATAAGATTGAGACTATTCCCTTTCTCTTTGCATGGTGAAGCAGCAGAATGGCTCACAGATCTACCAGCTGGTTCTATTACTACATGGAATGGTTTGgtggaaatgttcatgaatcaatATTTTCCACCCACCAAGCTAGCACAACTGCGTATGGATATTTCATCTTTTTGCCAGAAGGATGGGGAGACATTACATACATCTTGGGGAAGATTTAGAAagatgttgaggaggtgtcctcaACATGGTTTCTCTTCATCTGAACAAGCTCAGATTTTCTATAACGGAGTAGATCCTTCTGTGCGTTCCATGCTAGATGCGGCAGCCAATGGTAGCTTATACAGGAAGACTCCACGAGTTGcacttgaaataatttcaaatatggcTGAAAATAGTGCGGGTTGGACAGATATTATTGGAGAAAAGAAGGCAGGAGTTCTTGAAATGGATGTGTTGAATGCACTTACTGCTAAGATTGATGGGTTGGCCCATCAATTCTCTCAGCTGAAATCAAATCAAGCAAATCAGGTCCAAGGAATAGTCATCGAGGAACAACCTATTTTTGATGAAGAAGCATTGAATTTTGTGGGGAATCAATGGAGACAACAATCAAATCCATACAGTTCCACATACAATCCAGGATGGAAGCATCACCCTAATTTGTCTTGGAAGAATACGGAGAATTCCCTTAATCCAACACATATTCCTCCACTGCCCATTCCTCAACAAGTGAGACAACAAGGATTATTGGTACCTGCAGCACCTCCAGGATTCAAGCAAGAAGATCAACGACCAATTTATgaggattttatgatgaaacatattgTGGGAATGGAGACGAGACTGCAGAATCATGATGCTATCTTACGAAGGTTGGATGCTCAAATGGGTCAAATAGCCAATCAATTAGCAAATCGACCCCTTGGAACACTACCAAGTGATACTGAGAAAAATCCGAAAGGAGTGAATGCAGTGAGTACAGTGATCAAGGCCGAGGAAGAGGAACCAAAGAGGCAGAATTCTACAGATATGGAGGCAAAGAATGATGGAGGAATGAAACCAAAAATGGAAGATGCTAAGGAACAGAACACTCAGACTACACGGAAGACAG cattgtgtgatcttggtgctaGCATAAATCTTATGCCTTGTTCCTGCTTTGAGAAATTGGGGATTGGAGAagttaaaccaaccactatTTCCCTTCAACTTGCTGATAGGTCTATTAAATATCCTAGAGGGGTTATAGAGGATGTTTTGGTTAAGgttgataaatttatatttccagTTGACTTTGTTGTGCTAGACATGGAGGATGATCGTGAGATCCCCCTAATTTTAGGTCGTCCTTTCTTAGCTACTGGAAGAGCTCTCATAGACGTGCAAAAAG TATGA
- the LOC142504638 gene encoding uncharacterized protein LOC142504638 isoform X1, which produces MASEGKTVGKPYLQHQDKANTQSRIMIANHAARSSKRVGLVRELGSMTASGKEFQNIKGMLNNHMDRVLKHQHNDLQGLTRKSKFFGKSHFQLRDEEDTQPHIIFANHVTRNSKERGCQNIQGMLNNQMDNHTTQKSKERVYHTRELEKVVTSGKDCQSIQGAP; this is translated from the exons ATGGCTAGTGAGGGTAAAACTGTTGGAAAACCTTATTTACAACATCAAGATAAGGCAAATACACAATCTCGAATTATGATTGCCAATCACGCAGCTCGAAGTTCAAAAAGAG TTGGTCTTGTAAGAGAACTCGGTAGTATGACAGCTAGTGGAAAAG aatttcaaaacataaaaggtATGTTGAATAACCACATGGATAGAGTTTTAAAGCACCAAcacaatgatttacaag GATTGACTCGTAAGAGTAAATTTTTTGGAAAATCTCATTTTCAACTTCGAGATGAGGAAGATACACAACCACATATTATATTTGCCAATCATGTAACTCGAAATTCAAAAGAAAGAG GATGTCAAAACATACAAGGTATGCTCAATAACCAAATGGATAATCACACAActcaaaaatcaaaagaaagag TCTATCATACAAGAGAACTTGAGAAAGTGGTAACTAGTGGAAAAG ATTGTCAAAGCATACAAGGTGCACCATGA
- the LOC142556388 gene encoding uncharacterized protein LOC142556388: MARTESRLENLETHMASIGATLKILESQVGQITKQLMSQPSGAVQKNADPNLREANAIFMQHEEIGVVSKEEKVDQPTPSKRNRGASVNIMPSFLYEKLGLSRIKPTALSLQMADKSVRTPLGIVEDVELKIDKIRLQANFVVLDMGNSQNVRAILGRPFLATAEAVIDLRQGKLTMEVDGQNIELKASKISYDPP; encoded by the exons ATGGCTAGGACGGAGTCTAGGCTTGAAAACTTAGAGACCCACATGGCAAGTATTGGTGCTACCTTGAAAATTCTTGAATCGCAAGTGGGGCAGATAACTAAGCAACTCATGTCTCAACCGTCAGGCGCTGTACAAAAGAATGCAGACCCAAATCTGAGAGAGGCGAATGCCATTTTTATGCAGCATGAGGAGATTGGAGTGGTAAgcaaagaagagaaagttgatcAGCCGACTCCAAGCAAAAGGAACCGAG GAGCAAGTGTGAATATAATGCCAAGTTTTCTTTACGAGAAACTTGGATTGAGTAGGATAAAGCCCACAGCACTAAGTTTGCAGATGGCAGATAAATCGGTTAGGACACCGCTGGGTattgtggaagatgttgaacttaAGATTGATAAAATAAGGCTTCAAGCAAattttgtggtgcttgacatGGGGAACAGTCAGAATGTTCGTGCTATTTTAGGACGACCATTTTTGGCTACTGCTGAAGCCGTCATTGATTTGAGACAAGGAAAACTGACCATGGAGGTTGATGGTCAAAACATAGAACTCAAGGCTTCCAAGATATCATACGATCCACCATGA